One part of the Nematostella vectensis chromosome 8, jaNemVect1.1, whole genome shotgun sequence genome encodes these proteins:
- the LOC5507429 gene encoding thromboxane-A synthase, with protein MAVPLEFYQIFTLCNSLVLACVLLIATIVWKIGFAPFSFLRNLGIPGPKPWPFIGNLPILYEKKHDTYAQEYLVKTYGRLCGYYMGTRAAILVADPEMAKQILVKEFDKFVNRPIVQSAQTPPTDKTLLSLQDDDWRRLRHTITPTFSAVKLKQVLPLINESCRILVEKLGEACKDGKSVDVLRSYGKFTMETIVTTAFGIDCQTQTNPNDQFVPNAQRLFGGQSLFRMLAESAMFIVDAARQIIKHRRETGSQGRKDLLEILLSAETTDDDGRRKNKLSDDEIVAQCFTFILAGYETTSNTMAFTSYLLALNPDKQDRLIEEIDEVAATVGDNFDYDTVLGMEYLDMVVQEALRLYPPGFRFGRTCNQSCTINGQFFPKGCIVLIPVFAMHRDPEIWPEPEKFQPERFTAEAKQARHPYAYLPFGGGPRNCIGMRFALLEAKMALVYILRYYRLERCPETEVPVQLQGTITIIPKHGIYLKITKR; from the exons GAAAATAGGCTTCGCCCCGTTTTCTTTTCTGAGAAATCTTGGCATTCCTGGTCCCAAACCATGGCCATTTATCGGCAATTTGCCGATTCTTTACGAGAAG aAACATGATACTTACGCTCAGGAGTATCTCGTCAAGACGTATGGGCGTCTTTGTGG gtactacatgggaaccCGTGCTGCAATCCTTGTGGCTGACCCAGAGATGGCAAAACAGATATTGGTCAAAGAGTTCGACAAGTTTGTCAATAGACCG ATAGTGCAATCTGCCCAAACCCCACCCACCGACAAGACCCTGCTCTCTTTGCAAGATGACGATTGGCGAAGATTGCGTCACACTATCACCCCCACCTTCAGCGCTGTCAAGCTTAAACAG GTTCTGCCTTTGATAAATGAATCCTGCAGAATCCTGGTGGAAAAATTAGGGGAAGCTTGCAAGGATGGCAAAAGTGTGGATGTGCTTAG aAGTTACGGGAAGTTTACGATGGAAACCATTGTTACTACGGCGTTTGGTATCGATTGCCAAACACAGACAAATCCTAATGATCAATTTGTACCCAATGCCCAACGACTGTTTGGCGGACAAAGTCTCTTTAGAATGTTGGCAG AATCCGCTATGTTCATAGTAGATGCTGCTCGTCAGATCATCAAGCATCGTCGAGAAACAGGATCCCAAGGG AGGAAAGACTTGCTTGAGATCCTGCTGTCGGCCGAGACGACAGACGATGATGGCAGGCGCAAGAACAAGCTCTCAGATGACGAAATCGTGGCGCAGTGTTTTACCTTCATCTTAGCTGGCTACGAAACAACAAGCAACACGATGGCGTTCACTTCATACTTACTAGCCCTCAACCCGGACAAGCAAGACAGACTCATCGAGGAGATAGACGAGGTGGCCGCTACAGTTGGA GACAATTTTGACTACGACACTGTTCTTGGTATGGAGTACTTGGACATGGTGGTCCAGGAAGCTTTGCGACTCTACCCGCCAGGATTTAG GTTTGGTCGTACGTGCAACCAGTCATGTACTATCAACGGCCAGTTCTTTCCAAAAGGCTGCATCGTGCTGATCCCAGTGTTTGCCATGCACAGGGACCCCGAGATCTGGCCAGAACCGGAGAAATTTCAACCTGAAAG GTTTACCGCCGAAGCCAAGCAAGCTCGTCACCCGTACGCTTATCTGCCCTTCGGCGGAGGTCCTCGTAACTGTATTGGAATGCGGTTTGCCTTACTTGAAGCAAAGATGGCGCTGGTCTACATCCTAAGATACTACCGTCTGGAGAGATGTCCTGAGACTGAG GTTCCTGTCCAGCTTCAAGGCACCATCACGATAATCCCTAAGCATGGCATTTACCTCAAGATTACAAAGCGTTAG